Proteins encoded by one window of Cinclus cinclus chromosome 14, bCinCin1.1, whole genome shotgun sequence:
- the CD74 gene encoding HLA class II histocompatibility antigen gamma chain isoform X3 has protein sequence MAEEQRDLISDRGSGVLSAGDTQRSALRRKATFSTLSILVALLIAGQAVTIYFVYQQSGQISKLTKTSQKLQLDALQMKLSASTKPVNKMKMAKANTPLVMSVLHPAPFEDFLVKAPASNKTEDQVKHLLLQADPSKMFPELKDNLMDNLKHLRSTMTHMDWKSFESWMHKWLLFEMAKNPKSEDRKAIPAEKGTAPPSAAGATTDPEEMIFSGVDMLKLSAGKE, from the exons AtggctgaggagcagagggaccTCATCTCTGACCGCGGCAGCGgagtgctcagtgctggggacacccagag GTCTGCGCTGAGGCGCAAAGCCACCTTCTCCACGCTCTCCATCCTGGTGGCCCTGCTCATCGCCGGCCAGGCTGTCACCATCTACTTCGTGTACCAGCAGAGCGGGCAGATCAGCAAGCTGACCAAGACCTCCCAGAAACTGCAGCTGGACGCTCTGCAGATGAAGCTGTCTGCCA GTACCAAACCAGTGAATAAGATGAAGATGGCCAAGGCAAACACTCCTCTGGTCATGAGTGTCCTGCATCCTGCACCCTTTGAAGACTTCCTG GTCAAGGCCCCTGCTAGCAATAAAACCGAGGACCAAGTGAAGCACCTGCTGCTG CAAGCAGACCCTAGCAAGATGTTCCCGGAGCTGAAGGACAACCTGATGGACAACTTGAAACACCTGAGGAGCACCATGACTCATATGGACTGGAAG TCCTTCGAGTCCTGGATGCATAAGTGGCTGCTGTTTGAGATGGCCAAGAACCCCAAGTCAGAGGACCGCAAGGCAATCCCAGCAGAGAAAG GCACTGCTCCTCCCAGTGCTGCCGGTGCCACCACAGATCCAGAGGAGATGATCTTCTCCGGGGTGGACATGCTTAAGCTGAGCGCAGGCAAAG AGTAG
- the CD74 gene encoding HLA class II histocompatibility antigen gamma chain isoform X2, with translation MAEEQRDLISDRGSGVLSAGDTQRSALRRKATFSTLSILVALLIAGQAVTIYFVYQQSGQISKLTKTSQKLQLDALQMKLSASTKPVNKMKMAKANTPLVMSVLHPAPFEDFLVKAPASNKTEDQVKHLLLQADPSKMFPELKDNLMDNLKHLRSTMTHMDWKSFESWMHKWLLFEMAKNPKSEDRKAIPAEKGTAPPSAAGATTDPEEMIFSGVDMLKLSAGKAE, from the exons AtggctgaggagcagagggaccTCATCTCTGACCGCGGCAGCGgagtgctcagtgctggggacacccagag GTCTGCGCTGAGGCGCAAAGCCACCTTCTCCACGCTCTCCATCCTGGTGGCCCTGCTCATCGCCGGCCAGGCTGTCACCATCTACTTCGTGTACCAGCAGAGCGGGCAGATCAGCAAGCTGACCAAGACCTCCCAGAAACTGCAGCTGGACGCTCTGCAGATGAAGCTGTCTGCCA GTACCAAACCAGTGAATAAGATGAAGATGGCCAAGGCAAACACTCCTCTGGTCATGAGTGTCCTGCATCCTGCACCCTTTGAAGACTTCCTG GTCAAGGCCCCTGCTAGCAATAAAACCGAGGACCAAGTGAAGCACCTGCTGCTG CAAGCAGACCCTAGCAAGATGTTCCCGGAGCTGAAGGACAACCTGATGGACAACTTGAAACACCTGAGGAGCACCATGACTCATATGGACTGGAAG TCCTTCGAGTCCTGGATGCATAAGTGGCTGCTGTTTGAGATGGCCAAGAACCCCAAGTCAGAGGACCGCAAGGCAATCCCAGCAGAGAAAG GCACTGCTCCTCCCAGTGCTGCCGGTGCCACCACAGATCCAGAGGAGATGATCTTCTCCGGGGTGGACATGCTTAAGCTGAGCGCAGGCAAAG CAGAGTAG
- the RPS14 gene encoding small ribosomal subunit protein uS11 has product MAPRKGKEKKEEQVISLGPQVAEGENVFGVCHIFASFNDTFVHVTDLSGKETICRVTGGMKVKADRDESSPYAAMLAAQDVAQRCKELGITALHIKLRATGGNRTKTPGPGAQSALRALARSGMKIGRIEDVTPIPSDSTRRKGGRRGRRL; this is encoded by the exons atgGCACCTCGTAAGGgcaaggagaagaaggaagagcagGTCATTAGCTTGGGACCACAGGttgctgaaggagaaaatgtgtTTGGTGTCTGCCACATCTTTGCCTCCTTCAATGACACTTTTGTCCATGTGACCGATCTGTCTGGCAA gGAAACCATCTGCCGTGTAACTGGTGGGATGAAGGTGAAAGCAGACAGAGATGAGTCCTCTCCCTACGCAGCCATGCTGGCAGCCCAGGATGTTGCCCAGAGGTGCAAGGAGCTGGGCATCACTGCCCTGCACATCAAGCTGCGTGCAACGGGGGGCAACAG GACCAAGACTCCTGGACCTGGTGCCCAGTCAGCCCTGAGAGCTCTGGCCCGCTCTGGAATGAAGATTGGCCGCATTG AGGATGTCACCCCCATCCCCTCCGACAGCACTCGCAGGAAGGGTGGTCGCCGTGGACGTCGTCTGTAA
- the CD74 gene encoding HLA class II histocompatibility antigen gamma chain isoform X1 — protein sequence MAEEQRDLISDRGSGVLSAGDTQRSALRRKATFSTLSILVALLIAGQAVTIYFVYQQSGQISKLTKTSQKLQLDALQMKLSASTKPVNKMKMAKANTPLVMSVLHPAPFEDFLVKAPASNKTEDQVKHLLLQADPSKMFPELKDNLMDNLKHLRSTMTHMDWKSFESWMHKWLLFEMAKNPKSEDRKAIPAEKVQTKCQAEATFGDDQLGRFRPQCDENGDYLPKQCHFSTGFCWCSYKNGTKIEGTETRGKLDCPGTAPPSAAGATTDPEEMIFSGVDMLKLSAGKAE from the exons AtggctgaggagcagagggaccTCATCTCTGACCGCGGCAGCGgagtgctcagtgctggggacacccagag GTCTGCGCTGAGGCGCAAAGCCACCTTCTCCACGCTCTCCATCCTGGTGGCCCTGCTCATCGCCGGCCAGGCTGTCACCATCTACTTCGTGTACCAGCAGAGCGGGCAGATCAGCAAGCTGACCAAGACCTCCCAGAAACTGCAGCTGGACGCTCTGCAGATGAAGCTGTCTGCCA GTACCAAACCAGTGAATAAGATGAAGATGGCCAAGGCAAACACTCCTCTGGTCATGAGTGTCCTGCATCCTGCACCCTTTGAAGACTTCCTG GTCAAGGCCCCTGCTAGCAATAAAACCGAGGACCAAGTGAAGCACCTGCTGCTG CAAGCAGACCCTAGCAAGATGTTCCCGGAGCTGAAGGACAACCTGATGGACAACTTGAAACACCTGAGGAGCACCATGACTCATATGGACTGGAAG TCCTTCGAGTCCTGGATGCATAAGTGGCTGCTGTTTGAGATGGCCAAGAACCCCAAGTCAGAGGACCGCAAGGCAATCCCAGCAGAGAAAG TGCAAACTAAGTGCCAAGCAGAGGCCACTTTTGGGGATGATCAGCTGGGCCGCTTCCGCCCACAGTGCGATGAGAACGGCGACTACCTGCCCAAGCAGTGCCATTTCTCCACCGGCTTCTGCTGGTGCTCCTATAAAAATGGCACCAAGATTGAGGGCACTGAGACTCGGGGAAAGCTGGACTGCCCCG GCACTGCTCCTCCCAGTGCTGCCGGTGCCACCACAGATCCAGAGGAGATGATCTTCTCCGGGGTGGACATGCTTAAGCTGAGCGCAGGCAAAG CAGAGTAG